GGGTCATCGCAGCGGCGGTCAACAGGTGGCGTGCCTGCATGGCGCGGTTCCTCCGGAGAGCTGATCGATGGGAAAGCATAACGTCCAATGGCCTGAAATCGTTTACAAACCGAACTCTTAAAAAACCACGAAACGTGGTCGGAGAACTGCTGCCATTGTCCAGTCCCCTGCCCCGTCATCGCAACGGTGCAGGGGGCTGGACAATGGACCGGCCCGGGGGCCGGCCATTGCCAGGTCCCGATGCCAGCGGCAGGCCACTGGCATCGGGGTGTTGCCGTACATCACTGCTTAGAAGCGGAAGCCCACTTCGGCCTTGACCTGGCGCGGAGTACCGATGATGTCGCCGGTCTCGTTGTAGCTGGCCTGCAGCTTGCCGTTGGTCTTGATGTAGTTGTAGGTGGAGAAGTTGTCGAAGTTGAACACGTTGATGATGTCGATACGCGCGTACATCTCGGTGTCGCCCGGCATCTTGAACGTCTTCGTCGCCTGCAGGTCGACCGAACGGTAGCCGAAGATCTTGCCGCCCAGCAGGAACTTGCCGTTGGCGTTGGGCACGGCAGCCTGCGGGGTCGGCAGGTTGTAGCCACTGGCCTGCGGGATCGGGTACCAGTCGTTGACGGCGGTCGGGGTGGCCAGGGTGATCTTGCCACCGAAGGTGATGCCCCAGAAGCCAGCGTACGAACCGGTCACCACCAGGCGGTGGCGCGGTGCACCGTTGGAACGGATGGTCGGGTAATCCTCGATCAGGCCGCGGTCGAAGGCGTACTTCTCATTGATGTCGCGGTTGTGGCGCGCGGTCGTCCAGGTGTAGGCGATCGAGGTGCCCCAGCCGCTTTCCTTGGTGAACGGCTTCTGCGCCGACAGCAGGACCTGGGTTGCACGGGTCTTGATGCCCTGCTGGCCGATGATCAGGCTGCCGAAGCCCGGCACGTTGCAGCTCCAGGCCTGGCTCAGGCCCGGCTCGGTGCCACCGCACAGGCGCGGGTCATCGAAGAACTGGCCGGTCGGGTAACGGTTGCCCAGGGTGAAGGCGAAGCCGTCGTAGCTCAGGGTGCGGGCGATGGTGGCGTCGGTCAGCCAGTCACCGATCTGGTTGCTCATGCCCAGGCTGAACTGATCCGAGTACGGGGCCTTCAGGTTGTTGTTGAGCAGGTCGACTTCCAGGCCGGCATTGCTGGTCGAACCGACCAGGGCCTGCAGGTTGCCGATGCCGTTGAGCAGGTTCGGGTTCCAGTCATAGCAGGCGGCCTGGCCGTTGATGCAGGTGCCGGTAGCCGGGTTGCGGAAGTAGATGGTCGGCTGCGGCAGGGCCAGCTTGGTGGTTTCCAGCTGCAGGTTGTCGAACAGGTCGCGGTCGTACGAACGGCCGGCACCACCGTGGATCACGTGCTGCTCGTCGGCGTTGATGTCATACGAGAAGCCCAGGCGCGGCTGCCAGGCATCCTTGAACGCCTTGCGGTTGTGACCGTTGCTGATGTAGTTGCTGATGTCCAGGCCGCCCAGCGCCAGCGAATCGGCGTAGGTCTGGCCGGCGGGGGCGCGCGGATCCTGCGAGTAGATCGCATCGACCACGGCCTGCGGGGTCACGAAGTCCAGGTACGCCGGGGTCTTTTCATAATCCCAGCGCAGGCCGAGGTTGACCTGCAGGTGGTCGTTGACCTGCCAGTCGTCCTGGATGAACACGCCGTACTGCTTGGACTTCGAGCGCACTTCACCCGACACGCCGTCCACGCCGGTCACCGGCTTGACGAACTGCGCCTTGTACGGAATGGAGTCCGGGAAGTCCGGATCGCCCAGGCTGTAGGTAAAGGTCGGGTTGATCTGCGCCGCATCGGAGGCGTACAGGTCGATGGCCTTGTACTTCACGCCCATCT
This genomic stretch from Stenotrophomonas sp. SAU14A_NAIMI4_5 harbors:
- a CDS encoding TonB-dependent receptor produces the protein MMHSTIRMPARRLLSTALVSCLMLAAAPNVMAQSANASLRGQVAGAQAGSEVTATNVATGTVRRGTVRADGTYSLMGLDPGTYDVAANGQTQKVTVTVASTSTLNFSEAAAGGTSGGSAATNLDTVNVVAPTLLQEVRTSEVGKTVSLQQIQTTPQVSRNFLEFADAVPGLIFTRDAKGNTSLRGGATNADGTNVYIDGVGQKSYVKGGGVAGQSGSAGNPFPQLAIGEYKVISGNYKAEYGQVSSAAVTAATKSGTNEFKGEAFYRYTDEDMRAKTPAERQGGKDKMVSAEKEYGFALGGPIIQDKAHFFVTYEAKRFDLPVTIAPDGAVTGAASLLPAEGAAGLGPASQPFQQDLIFGKVDFEPTDNDRIELTFQDRDETQSQFSGQTSPEAGREVVNTDRRYALRWNHSGERFYNEMMVTHEDSFNNPTPLTLANGITYTAPDGTEDRTVVKIGGASALDSQVKGQKGWSIEDNLTLDGIQWAGDHTIKMGVKYKAIDLYASDAAQINPTFTYSLGDPDFPDSIPYKAQFVKPVTGVDGVSGEVRSKSKQYGVFIQDDWQVNDHLQVNLGLRWDYEKTPAYLDFVTPQAVVDAIYSQDPRAPAGQTYADSLALGGLDISNYISNGHNRKAFKDAWQPRLGFSYDINADEQHVIHGGAGRSYDRDLFDNLQLETTKLALPQPTIYFRNPATGTCINGQAACYDWNPNLLNGIGNLQALVGSTSNAGLEVDLLNNNLKAPYSDQFSLGMSNQIGDWLTDATIARTLSYDGFAFTLGNRYPTGQFFDDPRLCGGTEPGLSQAWSCNVPGFGSLIIGQQGIKTRATQVLLSAQKPFTKESGWGTSIAYTWTTARHNRDINEKYAFDRGLIEDYPTIRSNGAPRHRLVVTGSYAGFWGITFGGKITLATPTAVNDWYPIPQASGYNLPTPQAAVPNANGKFLLGGKIFGYRSVDLQATKTFKMPGDTEMYARIDIINVFNFDNFSTYNYIKTNGKLQASYNETGDIIGTPRQVKAEVGFRF